From Priestia filamentosa, a single genomic window includes:
- a CDS encoding STAS domain-containing protein yields MRNSNNDIQEMIHYVKAKREDFQQKLLSEAVNVAEVIHDILKQGNIDLLKNAERLVVYILENNDQDIVVFAKQEGVAWAQYSLTLAFKLEWVQAIRRSLWKTIYEYQSEFNLPSIREDFFELEERINNNIDQFLNTFFLSYSDFKDELIHRQRKNVEHLSVPIIPISPTVAILPLIGTIDSYRMDTIEEKVLTDIARTRIHTLIMDLSGITDMEVVVIDHFHKVLDGINMMGCKSVITGLRPELVREMIHLGINFNQKAITKGTLQQSLKDYLL; encoded by the coding sequence ATGAGGAATAGCAATAATGATATTCAAGAGATGATTCACTATGTTAAGGCTAAGAGAGAAGATTTTCAACAGAAGTTGTTATCAGAAGCCGTAAATGTTGCAGAGGTTATTCACGATATTCTAAAGCAAGGTAATATTGATCTCTTAAAGAATGCTGAAAGATTAGTTGTTTATATTTTAGAAAACAATGATCAAGATATTGTTGTATTTGCTAAACAGGAAGGGGTCGCTTGGGCTCAATATTCGCTTACTTTAGCTTTTAAACTTGAATGGGTTCAGGCGATAAGAAGATCCTTATGGAAAACAATTTATGAATATCAATCTGAATTTAACTTACCTAGTATTAGAGAAGATTTTTTTGAGTTAGAGGAACGAATCAATAACAACATTGATCAGTTTCTAAATACATTTTTCCTAAGCTATTCAGATTTTAAAGACGAATTAATTCATAGGCAAAGAAAAAATGTGGAACATCTATCTGTACCTATTATCCCAATTAGTCCTACCGTTGCCATTCTTCCTTTAATAGGAACCATTGATTCGTATCGAATGGACACGATTGAAGAAAAGGTACTAACTGATATCGCAAGAACCCGTATTCATACATTAATTATGGATTTATCAGGTATTACGGATATGGAAGTGGTTGTTATCGATCATTTTCATAAAGTGCTGGATGGAATTAATATGATGGGGTGTAAGTCAGTTATTACCGGATTGAGACCAGAACTGGTGAGAGAGATGATTCACCTTGGCATTAATTTCAATCAAAAGGCAATAACAAAAGGAACACTACAGCAATCTTTAAAGGACTATTTACTGTAA
- a CDS encoding acetate--CoA ligase codes for MDINGISQVVANSKLIFPNKEKVRSTSIGSIEAFQELLRQSQEDPAAFWDSAARDLVWYEPWKETISGQLPDFRFFVDGISNPSVNLLDRHIANGAGNRTALIWEGENGDTKFYTYNMLLAKVNRFANVLRSFGVKKGDCVAIFLPNLAEACIAVLACFRIGAIYNTIFSGYSEKSLKDRLISFEPKIVVTADATERRGKAIRLKEKVDQVVPTIPSVEAVIVVSRLGLEVPMKEGRDYWWHELTKTASIVCEPERIEANEGGIVFYTSGTTGKPKGVVHSGMAFVIQNYTYAKYHMDHHNDDVFWCTADIGWLTMHIWGITGALANGVTTVVYEGAVDYPEKNRFYQIIEKYRVNKLFTAPTALRMLKSMGEKPLEQFDLSCLDVISLVGEPFDTETWHWTYEVLGKKKVYINNTWGQTETAGSPIAGAAWLTPMKPGSAGTQFLGAVFNVVNEEGNPVKSGQLGNLVIRKPFPMLCRTLWKEPERYYASYFSQVEGSYYASDLALIDKDGYIWVVGRSDDALNVAGHRLSTLEMESAVLECEGIFECAVIGIPDEIKGEVPLVFARLADGFEDNEEMIERINRSIIQQIGKIASPKAIIMTNMLPKTVSGKIMRRLLKEIVATGKVAGDITGLEDPSTVVEIQKIVASKLSAI; via the coding sequence ATGGATATCAATGGAATTTCACAAGTAGTTGCAAACAGTAAACTTATTTTTCCTAATAAAGAAAAGGTACGCTCTACCTCTATTGGAAGCATAGAAGCTTTTCAAGAACTTCTTCGACAATCTCAAGAAGATCCTGCTGCTTTTTGGGATAGCGCAGCCCGGGACCTTGTGTGGTATGAACCTTGGAAAGAAACCATTAGTGGACAACTCCCTGATTTTCGTTTTTTTGTCGACGGCATTAGCAACCCAAGTGTCAATTTACTTGACCGGCATATAGCTAATGGAGCAGGTAACCGGACAGCTCTCATTTGGGAGGGTGAAAACGGAGACACAAAATTTTATACCTATAATATGCTTCTTGCAAAAGTGAATCGATTTGCGAATGTTCTTCGTTCATTTGGGGTGAAAAAAGGTGATTGTGTAGCTATTTTTCTTCCAAACCTGGCCGAAGCATGTATTGCCGTGTTAGCGTGTTTTCGTATTGGTGCTATTTACAACACTATTTTCTCAGGTTATTCCGAAAAGTCATTGAAAGACCGTCTCATCAGTTTTGAACCCAAAATAGTGGTAACTGCGGATGCAACAGAACGTCGGGGTAAAGCTATTCGATTAAAAGAAAAAGTTGATCAAGTTGTACCAACTATTCCATCTGTTGAAGCAGTCATTGTTGTCAGCCGCTTAGGTTTAGAAGTTCCAATGAAAGAAGGGCGTGATTACTGGTGGCACGAGCTTACAAAAACAGCAAGCATCGTTTGTGAACCTGAGAGAATAGAAGCAAATGAGGGAGGGATTGTATTCTATACAAGTGGTACGACAGGAAAACCTAAAGGTGTCGTCCATTCTGGAATGGCTTTTGTTATTCAAAATTACACATATGCCAAGTATCATATGGATCACCACAATGATGATGTTTTCTGGTGTACTGCTGATATTGGGTGGTTAACGATGCATATTTGGGGTATTACTGGTGCTTTAGCAAATGGTGTAACAACCGTTGTCTATGAGGGAGCCGTTGATTATCCAGAAAAGAACCGCTTTTATCAAATTATTGAAAAATACCGGGTGAATAAGTTATTTACTGCTCCAACTGCATTGAGAATGTTAAAAAGTATGGGAGAAAAACCACTAGAACAATTTGATTTATCTTGTCTTGATGTCATTTCTCTTGTGGGAGAACCTTTTGATACTGAAACATGGCATTGGACATATGAAGTTTTAGGAAAGAAAAAGGTATATATCAATAATACTTGGGGCCAAACGGAAACAGCGGGATCTCCTATCGCAGGCGCAGCCTGGCTGACGCCAATGAAACCTGGTTCTGCAGGGACTCAATTTTTAGGTGCAGTTTTTAATGTTGTTAATGAAGAAGGCAATCCAGTTAAATCTGGTCAGTTAGGAAACTTAGTAATTAGAAAACCATTTCCTATGCTGTGCCGTACACTTTGGAAAGAACCGGAGCGATATTACGCATCCTATTTTAGCCAAGTAGAAGGAAGTTATTATGCCAGCGATCTTGCATTGATAGATAAAGATGGATATATATGGGTGGTTGGCCGTTCTGATGACGCGCTTAATGTGGCAGGACATCGATTAAGTACGTTGGAAATGGAAAGTGCTGTACTTGAATGCGAAGGTATTTTTGAATGCGCTGTCATCGGGATTCCTGATGAAATAAAAGGGGAAGTTCCTTTAGTATTTGCTCGTCTAGCTGATGGTTTTGAAGATAATGAAGAGATGATAGAACGGATAAATAGGAGTATCATCCAACAAATTGGTAAGATTGCCAGTCCAAAAGCAATAATTATGACTAATATGTTACCGAAAACAGTAAGTGGGAAAATTATGCGGCGTTTATTAAAGGAAATTGTGGCAACAGGAAAGGTAGCTGGTGACATTACAGGGCTTGAAGACCCATCAACTGTTGTAGAAATCCAGAAGATCGTTGCTAGTAAATTATCAGCTATATAA
- a CDS encoding acetyl-CoA carboxylase biotin carboxylase subunit, which produces MFKKVLIANRGEIAVRVIRTCKALGIITVAVHSEADADAPHVKMANEAHLIGGSRVAESYLNIDKILEVARLTKAQAIHPGYGLLSENAEFARRCGKEGLIFIGPSPEVISKMGSKIQSRKAMEEAGVPVVPGITYPLADAEEAVEAADLIGYPVMLKASAGGGGIGMQVVHSGDEIRKAFAGNQKRATDFFGDGTMYIEKFVENPRHIEIQILADGFGNTVYLWERECSIQRRHQKVVEEAPSSFLSETTRRKMGEAAVKAAKSIGYKNAGTIEFLVDEEQNFYFLEMNTRLQVEHPVTEEITGLDLVEKQLKIAGDEALDFSQEEVKREGHAIEVRIYAEDPKTFFPSPGKITKLELPKGSGIRHELAVHDQSVVTPFYDPMIAKLIVKGNDRDDAINRLHGALVDYHIEGIKTNIPMLKEVIAHPAFRSGDTTTDFVGKYLKTKKTNNAE; this is translated from the coding sequence ATGTTCAAAAAGGTTTTGATTGCTAATCGTGGTGAAATTGCTGTTCGGGTAATTCGGACATGCAAGGCCCTAGGAATTATTACAGTTGCTGTACATTCAGAAGCTGATGCGGACGCTCCCCATGTAAAAATGGCGAATGAGGCCCATTTAATTGGAGGTTCGCGTGTAGCAGAAAGTTATTTAAACATCGATAAGATTTTAGAAGTCGCCCGTTTAACAAAAGCACAGGCTATTCACCCTGGATACGGTCTGCTTTCCGAAAATGCCGAATTTGCCCGGCGCTGTGGGAAGGAAGGCCTGATATTCATTGGACCTTCTCCAGAGGTTATCTCCAAAATGGGCAGCAAGATCCAATCACGAAAAGCGATGGAAGAAGCAGGAGTCCCTGTGGTTCCCGGGATTACCTATCCTCTTGCTGATGCAGAGGAAGCGGTAGAAGCGGCTGACCTTATTGGTTATCCTGTAATGCTAAAAGCTTCCGCTGGAGGAGGCGGCATCGGAATGCAGGTTGTCCATAGCGGGGATGAAATCCGCAAAGCGTTTGCGGGGAATCAAAAACGGGCTACTGATTTCTTTGGCGATGGTACCATGTACATTGAAAAATTTGTGGAAAACCCTAGGCATATTGAAATTCAAATCCTGGCAGATGGTTTTGGCAATACCGTTTATCTATGGGAACGTGAATGTTCAATTCAGCGTCGCCATCAAAAAGTCGTTGAGGAAGCTCCGTCATCTTTTCTTTCTGAAACTACTCGCAGAAAAATGGGGGAGGCAGCAGTAAAAGCGGCAAAATCAATTGGATATAAAAATGCAGGAACAATTGAGTTTTTAGTAGATGAAGAGCAAAATTTTTATTTTCTTGAAATGAACACCCGTTTGCAGGTGGAACATCCAGTTACAGAAGAAATTACAGGTTTGGACTTAGTGGAAAAACAATTGAAAATCGCAGGGGATGAAGCACTGGATTTTTCTCAGGAAGAGGTAAAGCGTGAAGGTCATGCGATTGAAGTCAGAATCTACGCAGAAGATCCAAAAACATTTTTTCCTTCTCCAGGGAAAATCACCAAATTAGAATTGCCAAAAGGATCTGGAATTCGGCATGAATTAGCGGTTCATGATCAATCTGTAGTTACGCCTTTTTATGATCCAATGATTGCAAAACTCATTGTAAAAGGGAATGATCGTGACGACGCAATAAATCGTCTGCACGGGGCATTAGTGGATTATCATATCGAAGGAATTAAAACAAATATACCAATGCTGAAAGAAGTCATTGCCCACCCGGCATTTCGTTCAGGTGATACGACAACGGACTTTGTTGGAAAGTATTTAAAAACTAAAAAAACAAATAACGCGGAATAG
- a CDS encoding acetyl-CoA carboxylase biotin carboxyl carrier protein subunit, with product MSEIVASMAGNVWKVLVKVGDQVEEGQDVVILESMKMEIPIAAESGGTVKEVKVNEGEFVNEGDIIVKVE from the coding sequence ATGAGTGAAATCGTAGCAAGCATGGCAGGAAATGTGTGGAAAGTACTTGTTAAAGTTGGAGATCAAGTAGAAGAAGGCCAAGATGTAGTGATTTTAGAATCAATGAAAATGGAAATTCCGATTGCAGCCGAATCTGGTGGGACTGTTAAAGAAGTAAAAGTGAACGAGGGTGAATTTGTGAATGAAGGAGACATTATTGTAAAAGTTGAATAA
- a CDS encoding hydroxymethylglutaryl-CoA lyase gives MKWPKNITIKEVGPRDGLQNEKDFISTEDKISLINQLSASGLKSIEITSFVNPKWIPTLSDATAVATGITKVPGVTYTALVPNQKGLERAFEANVDEVAVFMSTSETHNLKNINKSISDTFPILRNLVQKTLAVGKPSRGYVSTVFGCPYEGPIDINEVIRVSETLFEMGINELSLGDTIGVANPKQVQELLEVFLKRFPADKLAMHFHDTRGTALANVLVSLEMGITTFDSSIGGLGGCPYAPGASGNVATDDLLYMLHGMEIHTGVDQKKLLSASQFIQKKIGRPLPSKSLQASTSQ, from the coding sequence ATGAAATGGCCCAAGAATATAACCATTAAAGAGGTTGGTCCACGGGATGGATTGCAAAACGAAAAGGATTTCATTTCAACAGAAGATAAAATTTCCTTGATTAATCAATTGTCTGCTAGCGGATTAAAATCGATTGAGATTACCTCCTTTGTCAATCCAAAATGGATTCCTACCCTTTCAGATGCCACTGCGGTTGCCACAGGCATTACAAAAGTGCCAGGTGTAACCTATACGGCTCTCGTTCCAAACCAAAAAGGTTTGGAACGGGCGTTTGAAGCAAATGTTGATGAAGTAGCTGTATTTATGTCAACCAGCGAAACTCATAATCTAAAAAATATTAATAAATCGATTAGCGATACATTCCCTATCTTAAGAAATCTGGTCCAAAAAACCCTTGCAGTAGGAAAACCCAGCAGAGGTTATGTTTCTACTGTTTTTGGATGCCCGTATGAAGGGCCTATCGATATAAATGAGGTTATAAGAGTTTCAGAAACCTTATTTGAGATGGGGATTAACGAACTGTCACTTGGAGATACGATTGGTGTTGCGAATCCAAAGCAGGTCCAAGAGTTATTGGAAGTTTTCTTGAAAAGATTTCCGGCAGATAAATTAGCGATGCACTTTCATGATACAAGGGGAACAGCCTTAGCTAACGTCTTAGTATCGTTAGAAATGGGTATTACCACTTTTGATTCTTCCATTGGAGGATTAGGAGGATGCCCTTATGCGCCTGGAGCATCAGGTAATGTGGCAACTGATGATTTACTTTATATGCTTCACGGAATGGAAATCCACACTGGGGTGGATCAGAAAAAGCTTTTATCTGCATCCCAATTTATTCAGAAGAAGATTGGGAGACCTTTACCTAGTAAAAGTCTTCAAGCTTCAACCTCCCAATAG
- a CDS encoding DUF2306 domain-containing protein, whose translation MEIFNIILIIHIVCGIICLLFGLLAMSAPKRRGIHTKWGEVYHASYVGVFITAITLSILRWEEIAYLFYVALFSYSFAIYGYLAGKRRWGNWLNHHIRGMLGSYIGAVTALLVNIGDMLPLLNKLPKLWFWFLPTIVGVPIASIVVKKYRGGKKENINL comes from the coding sequence GTGGAGATTTTTAACATAATTTTAATCATTCACATTGTGTGTGGAATAATATGTTTGCTTTTCGGGCTCCTAGCCATGTCAGCCCCCAAAAGAAGAGGGATTCATACAAAATGGGGTGAAGTCTACCATGCTTCTTACGTTGGAGTATTTATTACTGCCATTACTTTATCTATATTACGATGGGAAGAAATAGCTTATTTGTTTTATGTAGCTCTTTTTTCTTATTCCTTTGCGATTTATGGTTATCTTGCAGGTAAAAGACGGTGGGGAAATTGGCTTAATCATCATATTAGAGGTATGTTGGGTTCTTATATCGGTGCTGTAACAGCCCTTTTAGTTAACATTGGAGATATGCTCCCTTTATTAAATAAACTTCCGAAATTGTGGTTTTGGTTTTTACCCACTATTGTAGGTGTACCAATAGCATCTATCGTGGTGAAAAAGTACAGAGGTGGCAAAAAAGAAAATATAAATTTATGA
- a CDS encoding acyl-CoA dehydrogenase: MNFDLTKEQEMIRKLIRDFSEAEVAPGADERDRTGAFPYEMFSKLAELGIMGLPFPEQYGGGDADTISFAIVVEELSRVCASAGITYSAHISLGGEPLNLFGTHEQKEKYLTPICTGESFGAFGLTEPNAGSDAGGTQTTAVLDGEEWVINGSKCFITNASYAKHLAVTAVTDRSKGINGISAFIVPTNAPGFTVINNYEKMGLQSSNTTELILENVRVPKDNLLGTEGEGFKQFLATLDGGRIGIGAMAVGLAQGAYEKSLQYAKERKQFGKSLSNFQAIQFKLADMAMNIEIARNMVYKAAWLKEQGRIFKKEAAYAKLFASEICMRACDQAIQIHGGYGYMKEYQVERFFRDAKLLEIGEGTSEVQRMVIAKQIGC, translated from the coding sequence ATGAATTTTGATTTAACAAAAGAACAAGAGATGATACGTAAGTTAATTCGGGATTTTTCGGAAGCAGAAGTTGCTCCTGGAGCAGATGAACGAGATCGGACGGGAGCATTTCCTTATGAAATGTTTTCAAAATTAGCAGAGTTAGGAATCATGGGCCTTCCATTCCCAGAACAATACGGTGGTGGTGATGCTGACACGATCAGCTTTGCCATTGTCGTTGAAGAGTTAAGCCGTGTTTGTGCATCAGCAGGAATCACATATTCAGCTCATATTTCATTAGGGGGAGAACCTCTTAATTTGTTTGGTACCCATGAGCAAAAAGAGAAATACTTAACGCCAATTTGTACAGGAGAGTCATTTGGGGCATTTGGTTTGACTGAACCAAATGCAGGCTCCGATGCCGGGGGAACACAAACAACTGCAGTTCTTGATGGGGAGGAGTGGGTCATTAATGGCTCAAAATGTTTTATTACTAATGCAAGCTATGCCAAACATCTTGCCGTTACGGCTGTAACAGATCGCTCAAAAGGAATTAATGGAATTAGCGCATTTATCGTTCCAACGAACGCACCAGGATTTACTGTTATCAATAATTACGAAAAAATGGGTCTTCAATCTTCAAATACAACAGAATTAATCTTGGAAAATGTAAGGGTTCCTAAAGATAATCTGTTGGGAACAGAAGGAGAGGGTTTCAAGCAATTTTTAGCGACCCTTGATGGTGGAAGAATTGGAATTGGGGCAATGGCCGTTGGACTCGCACAGGGCGCTTATGAAAAATCACTTCAGTATGCGAAAGAAAGAAAACAGTTTGGAAAAAGTCTATCGAACTTCCAGGCAATCCAATTTAAATTGGCCGATATGGCAATGAATATTGAAATTGCCCGGAATATGGTTTACAAAGCAGCCTGGTTGAAGGAGCAAGGCCGAATATTTAAAAAAGAGGCAGCATACGCAAAATTATTTGCTTCCGAAATATGCATGCGCGCATGTGATCAAGCTATTCAAATTCATGGTGGTTATGGATATATGAAAGAATATCAAGTTGAGCGATTCTTCCGTGATGCGAAGCTTCTAGAAATTGGGGAAGGAACATCCGAAGTTCAGCGTATGGTAATTGCAAAGCAAATAGGATGCTAG
- a CDS encoding RDD family protein, with product MDHVIKPAGFWIRLLGNLLDGVIVSIPLTLIVFLLTGEVNENDPVISILGFIYTVAVPILWSGYTIGKRIVGVRIVKVNGKKLGIGAMLLRVLVAGIVYSLTLGIALIVSLFMVVFRKDKRSLHDLMAGTYVTYAKPHEMEDKHTVAS from the coding sequence ATGGATCATGTGATAAAACCAGCGGGATTTTGGATACGCCTTTTAGGCAACCTATTAGATGGTGTAATTGTCAGTATTCCTTTAACCCTCATTGTTTTTTTACTTACAGGAGAAGTCAATGAAAATGACCCTGTTATCTCAATTTTAGGGTTTATCTATACCGTTGCTGTACCTATTTTATGGTCAGGGTATACAATTGGAAAACGAATCGTTGGTGTTAGAATTGTAAAAGTAAACGGAAAGAAGCTTGGAATCGGAGCGATGCTATTACGGGTTCTTGTAGCCGGAATTGTTTATAGTCTTACGTTAGGTATTGCTTTAATTGTGAGTCTTTTTATGGTTGTTTTCCGTAAAGATAAGAGAAGTCTGCATGATTTAATGGCAGGTACCTATGTTACATATGCAAAACCTCACGAAATGGAAGATAAACATACAGTTGCAAGTTAA
- a CDS encoding four-carbon acid sugar kinase family protein: MGQIIGVVADDTTGANDIGIMFSNKGYKAKVQIFEEEMNVKGDADVVIVDTDSRLDLDNLSYQKVYGATEKLQETGCSMFFKKTCSVFRGNIGKEFDAMLDALGEEFAVISLAFPKNGRTTIGGMHTVYGQPLEYSAFANDPVHPMKESDLVSILQKQTLRKVTFVDLSIVRQGATVLRRTIEEIRKHFNYCIIDSETQSDLTIVAEAIHDYKILGGSSAIAEELPKFLGKRSTHNLVTDLNIEDQNGVLVVSGSLTPQTRAQTAHLISSGVPYKVFDSRKVFSPVEYDKEVMRVSLESQKLLIQGEDVLIMADNNKDIILETKEMGKKLEIDPLSISKMVSAAISDITKVIVDQVDLKRLIVAGGDTAGTVSRKLDIKGNYVLKEIETGLPSGLAIGRHMLIVLKSGSFGGEEFLSLAIKHLKNLSR; this comes from the coding sequence ATGGGACAAATAATAGGAGTGGTAGCTGATGATACCACTGGAGCAAACGATATAGGAATTATGTTTAGTAATAAGGGATACAAAGCTAAAGTTCAAATATTTGAGGAAGAAATGAATGTTAAAGGGGATGCTGATGTCGTTATTGTAGATACAGATAGTCGGTTAGACTTGGATAATTTAAGCTATCAAAAAGTGTATGGAGCTACAGAGAAATTACAAGAGACAGGATGTTCTATGTTTTTCAAGAAGACATGTTCAGTTTTCCGTGGAAATATTGGCAAAGAGTTTGATGCTATGCTAGATGCGCTCGGTGAGGAATTTGCTGTTATTAGTTTAGCTTTCCCGAAGAATGGGAGAACAACAATAGGAGGAATGCATACTGTTTATGGACAGCCATTAGAATATTCAGCATTTGCTAATGATCCTGTGCATCCTATGAAGGAGTCAGATTTAGTATCCATTTTACAAAAGCAAACCCTTAGAAAAGTGACATTTGTAGATTTATCTATTGTAAGACAAGGAGCAACAGTTTTACGACGGACAATTGAAGAAATAAGAAAGCATTTCAATTATTGTATTATTGATAGCGAAACTCAATCAGATTTAACTATTGTAGCTGAAGCAATCCATGATTACAAAATTTTAGGTGGAAGTTCAGCTATAGCCGAAGAGTTGCCTAAATTTTTAGGGAAAAGATCTACACATAACTTAGTGACCGATTTAAACATTGAAGATCAAAATGGAGTACTTGTTGTTTCAGGAAGTTTAACTCCTCAAACAAGAGCGCAAACAGCACACCTTATTTCTTCTGGAGTCCCTTATAAAGTTTTTGACTCTAGAAAAGTATTTTCACCTGTTGAATATGATAAAGAAGTTATGCGTGTTTCCCTAGAATCTCAAAAGCTGTTAATTCAAGGAGAAGATGTTTTAATCATGGCCGACAACAATAAAGACATTATCTTAGAGACTAAGGAGATGGGCAAAAAATTAGAAATTGACCCTCTTTCAATTAGCAAGATGGTATCTGCCGCAATCTCAGATATCACAAAGGTTATTGTAGATCAAGTTGATTTAAAAAGACTCATTGTAGCAGGTGGAGATACTGCTGGAACAGTCAGTAGAAAGTTGGACATAAAGGGAAACTATGTGTTGAAAGAGATTGAAACAGGTTTACCATCAGGATTAGCCATCGGACGCCATATGCTAATAGTTTTGAAATCAGGTAGTTTTGGAGGGGAAGAATTTCTGTCTCTTGCCATTAAACATCTAAAAAACCTCTCGCGCTAA
- a CDS encoding cupin domain-containing protein, giving the protein MEKINLLEITKDIKDQHVNFAVSDVNNHCLRIAVFSGEYEWHYHSNSDELFMVLEGELLIDLKDKDTVVLKPNDTILIPAGTVHRTRAKQRTINLCFEDKNADTIIIDK; this is encoded by the coding sequence TTGGAAAAGATCAATCTTCTGGAGATTACAAAGGATATTAAAGATCAACATGTGAATTTTGCCGTGTCTGATGTCAATAATCACTGTCTTCGTATTGCCGTTTTTTCAGGTGAATACGAATGGCATTATCATTCTAATTCAGATGAACTATTTATGGTTTTAGAAGGTGAATTGTTAATTGATCTCAAAGATAAGGATACCGTTGTTTTAAAACCAAATGATACAATACTTATTCCAGCTGGAACTGTTCATAGGACTAGAGCTAAACAAAGAACGATAAATCTCTGTTTTGAAGATAAAAACGCTGATACTATTATCATCGATAAGTAA
- a CDS encoding cyclase family protein codes for MKRKKYIDLSHTIQDGIITYKGLPAPIICDYLSREESRKHYGEGTEFQIGKIEMVSNTGTYIDVPFHRYANGKDLSEIPIDKMAGLEGVTIHIDKNKKEINEDVFYDLDIEGKAVLIHTGWDQYWNTDQYFENHPYLTEKAAQYLVDKKAALVGIDSVNIDNTSGKDRPVHTTLLGKEIFIVEHLCNLKQISTENFLFYAVSPKIKDFGTFPVRAFAEIPNKL; via the coding sequence ATGAAGAGAAAAAAATATATTGATTTGAGCCATACGATTCAAGATGGCATTATAACTTATAAAGGGCTTCCTGCTCCAATCATTTGTGATTATTTAAGTCGAGAAGAATCCCGAAAACATTATGGAGAAGGAACAGAATTTCAAATTGGAAAAATAGAAATGGTGTCTAATACAGGAACTTATATTGATGTTCCATTTCATAGGTATGCTAATGGCAAAGATCTATCGGAAATACCAATTGATAAGATGGCTGGTCTAGAAGGAGTTACCATTCATATTGATAAAAATAAAAAAGAGATTAATGAAGACGTGTTTTATGACCTTGATATTGAAGGAAAAGCCGTCCTTATTCACACAGGTTGGGACCAATACTGGAATACAGATCAATACTTTGAAAATCATCCATATTTAACGGAGAAAGCTGCACAATATTTAGTGGATAAAAAAGCTGCTTTAGTTGGGATTGATTCTGTGAATATAGATAATACGTCAGGTAAAGATCGTCCTGTACATACCACTTTATTAGGGAAAGAAATTTTCATCGTTGAACATTTATGCAACTTAAAACAAATTTCAACTGAAAACTTTTTATTTTATGCTGTTTCCCCAAAAATCAAAGACTTTGGGACTTTTCCAGTTAGAGCCTTTGCAGAAATTCCAAATAAACTATAG
- a CDS encoding class I SAM-dependent methyltransferase, which translates to MENNVFEQIAKRYDTEERIELAKIIVKEVRTELQNSKSSSLIDYGSGTGLIGLELSDLVDSILLVDSSKQMLEVAEAKISQKEITNSTVLYSDFTQGTPDLKADIVLMSLVLLHIPDTKKILQELFNVLNDEGKLVVIDFDKNHKINHPKVHNGFSHEELKKTLSEVGFKSIKITTFYHGNHIFMNQDASMFISSSIK; encoded by the coding sequence ATGGAAAATAATGTTTTTGAACAGATAGCAAAAAGATATGATACAGAAGAAAGAATTGAATTAGCTAAAATTATAGTTAAGGAAGTAAGAACAGAATTACAAAATAGTAAATCAAGCTCTTTAATAGACTATGGGAGTGGTACTGGTCTAATTGGTTTAGAATTATCAGATTTAGTAGATTCTATTTTGTTGGTTGATTCATCAAAGCAAATGTTGGAGGTTGCGGAAGCTAAAATTTCTCAAAAAGAAATTACTAATTCAACGGTACTTTATTCAGACTTTACTCAAGGAACTCCTGACCTCAAAGCAGATATAGTTTTAATGTCACTAGTCCTTCTTCATATTCCAGATACTAAAAAAATTTTACAAGAATTGTTTAACGTTTTAAATGATGAGGGAAAGCTAGTTGTTATTGATTTTGATAAAAATCATAAGATAAATCATCCGAAAGTTCACAACGGTTTTTCACATGAAGAACTGAAAAAAACATTATCGGAAGTTGGATTTAAATCAATTAAAATTACGACATTCTATCATGGTAATCATATCTTTATGAATCAAGACGCTTCAATGTTTATATCCAGCAGCATAAAGTGA